The Bacillus sp. NEB1478 genome contains the following window.
AGTTTCAGTAAATACAGCAGCCCTTCTAAGACCAGAGTTGATAACTGAAGGATCAGATTTCTTCGGAGCACAATGTATCGTCGTAGCGATTGATGCTAAATATGATGAAGAGCTTGGATCATGGCGGGTATTTACACATGGTGGCCGCAAACCCACCCAATGGGAAGTTACTGATTGGGCAAGAGAGGCGGTAAAGCGGGGAGCCGGCGAAATCTTGCTGACCAGCATGGATAAAGACGGTGAAAAATCCGGTTTTAATTTAGAACTGACGAAAAAAGTGAGTGAGGCAGTAACCGTTCCTGTAATCGCTTCTGGAGGTGCCGGATCGGCAGACCATTTTTACGATGCGTTCACGATTGGCAAGGCTGATGCGGGGCTTGCGGCTAGCATCTTTCATTATAAAGAAACATCAATTGGAGAGCTAAAGTCAGAATTGCAAACTTTGGGGGTGTCTGTACGTTGAAATTTGAAACTTTGAATTTTGATGATAACGGTCTGATTCCTGCTGTAGTCCAGGATTATCAGTCAAAAGAGGTTTTAACGGTCGCATACATGAACAAAACTTCGCTCGAAAAAACGGTCGAAATCGGCGAAACTGTATTTTTTTCAAGATCTCGAAAAAAATTATGGCACAAAGGTGAAACATCGGGAAACACACAAAAAGTAAAGAGCATTCGATATGATTGCGATCAGGATGCTTTAGTAATTTTAGTAGAGCCAAAGGGACCTGCATGCCATACAGGATCGTACAGCTGTTTTTCTGAAACGCTGTTTGAAGCAGAAACAAACAGTGATGCTGGTCCATCCTCAAATCGTTATGCCATTTTAAACGAGTTGCAGGAAATCATCGCACAGCGTCAGCACGAAATGCCAGAAGGTGCATACACAACATACTTATTTGAAAAAGGTGTAGATAAAATTCTCAAGAAAGTCGGCGAAGAAGCAGGAGAAGTTATTATCGCTGCGAAAAATCGCGACCCTGAAGAATTAAGATGGGAAGTATCTGATCTGTTTTATCACGTTTTGGTCCTTTTACAAGAACAAAACGTACCGTTGGATGACATCTTAAAGACATTAGAAGAACGCCATACAAAAAAAGACGACTAAGAAGCTATTTCTTAGCCGTTTTTTTTTGCTCATTTCTAAGGGGATGCGTTTTATAAACGTGTAACAAATAAAAGAACATATACCGTAAAATGCATATGTAATCTGAAGTTGTTCTCCCCACGTGGACAAATCAGGGATTTGTCCACAAGTGGGGTCAGACCCCCTCTTGTGGTTTTTGTCGAAAACTTCCATCCCTTAATTACAGTTACAGGGGTGTTTGAATTTTTCACCTATGTTATAATTTTTTGGGTTGAAAACTTTGTAAACTGAACGATAAAGAAGTAAGCGGGTTTACATAGTAAAATGGAGGAACTTAAAATATGCAAAAACGACAAAGCGCCAGTCAGTTGAGTGGACGCGTTCTTCCCTTTATTCAAGATGGGGATTATTTTTTTGAAAAAGGAATTAAAGCCTACAATCGGCGTGATTTATATAGAGCGAAAAAAATGTTTGAGCGGGCAGTTACTTTTCAGCCAGAAGAACCTTCTTTTTTGTGCCAGTTAGCTTCAACATTAGCTGAGATTGGTGAATATGAGGAATCCAATCGTCATTTATTGAGTGCATTGGAACAGTCCGGATCAGATATGATGTCTGAATGCCACTTCTTCCTTGCCAATAACTTTGCACATCTAGGGATGTATTCTGATGCTGAAGAGCATGCTTTGCTATACATGCATAACGATCCAGACGGTGAATTTCTTGATGACACGCAAGAGCTGCTGGATTTAATCAATCTTGAAACAGGCACTAAATCACAAGATATGCCGATGACCGAAGAGGAAGAATTGATAAAAGCTCATGACGAAGCAAGACAATCGATCGAGCGAGGTGATTTGCCGGTTGCACAGGATCAGTTGCGCGAAATCATCATCAATCATCCTAAATTTTGGGCGGCATATAACAATCTAGCGTTAACACATTTTTATAAAAGTGAATTTGACGAAGCCATTTCTGTATTAGAGGATGTATTGGTTAAAAATCCCGGAAACTTAAATGCTTTGTGTAATTTAGCCATTTTTCTGTTTCACCTTGGAATGGATGAGCAAGGTGGGAAGATTGTTGACCGGTTGAAGTCGGTGCATCCGATTCATGCTGAACATCGATACAAGCTCGGAAACACGTTCGGTCTTTTAGAAGAACATGTTCATGCTAACAAATGGCTTCAATCCTTAAAGAAATCTTCATTTGTATTTGATCCGGTGACGACACATATGCTTGCCGTTTCATACTATGCGCTTGGAAAAAAAGAACTTTCAGTTAAGACGTGGAAAAAAGTGCTCGATCTAGATCCGGAAGGCAACGTCGCTCCGTATTATATGGAAAGAGCTCTTAAAGACGAATTAACAGTTGCAGGCGGAGATTATCAATATCGTATTCCGCTGAATAAGCATAATAAACCAAAAAAAGATAGACAGATCAAAGCGATGGAGCATATTCAGCATGTACGTAAAGGGTTGGAAAAAAATAAAATTACGCATTTATTCCTTTTAAGAGGGAATAAAAATGAAGAGGCTTATAAAACGCTGAGTGAATTTTGTTTACGGCCAGAAGAGAACTTATTTATAAAAGAAATCGCTGCAAATATCATGCTTGAACATCGGCCAGAGCAATCTGTAAAATTAGCGCATGAAGAGAATATCGTAGAAGTGGGCAGTCCTTCAGCTATTTTGACTAAGGCTTTGGATGTTATGCAGGTGATTAAGGTTCATGGTGCTATCATAGACGAACAAGTCCTATTTTATTGGTCAGAAGCGATTAAGCTATCTGAACAAACCGGCGAAAAAATCTTTGATAACAAACATGCAGTCGCAGCAGCAATAGATCACCTTTCCCGAAAACAAAAAGGAAATTCGACTAAAAAAGCGTCTGCAGAACTTTATGGAATCACTGTCGCGGTCCTTTCACTAAGAATTAAAAAGCTGATTAGCTGGGTAAACCGCAACGTTTGAGCAGAATAATGGACTTTCATCCTATGACTCGTTAGGATGTAATAGAGCAAATAAGAATTTCCTTATATAAGGAGTGTTTTAAGAATGTCAGAAGAAAAAATTTATGACGTAGCAATACTTGGTGCAGGTCCAGCGGGTATGACTGCCGCGGTGTACACATCTCGCGCTAATTTAGATACGATCATGATCGAACGCGGAATCCCTGGCGGACAAATGGCGAACACAGAAGATGTTGAAAACTATCCTGGTTTTGATCATATTTTAGGACCTGAGCTTTCAAACAAAATGTTTGAACATGCGAAAAAGTTCGGAGCGGAATACGCTTATGGCGATGTGAAAGAGATCGTAGATGGAGAAGAGTATAAAACGATCAACGCTGGAAGCAAAACATACAAAGCACGTTCAATCATCATTTCTACAGGTGCGGAATATAAGAAGATTGGCGTTCCGGGAGAAAAAGAATTCTCAGGACGCGGTGTCTCCTATTGTGCGGTATGTGATGGGGCGTTCTTTAAAAATCGTGAACTCGTAGTCATTGGCGGCGGCGATTCTGCCGTTGAAGAAGGCGTATACTTGACTCGTTTTGCGACAAAAGTGACGATTGTACACAGACGCGACAAGCTTCGTGCACAAAAAATCCTTCAACAGCGAGCTTTTGACAATGATAAAATCGACTTCATCTGGAACCATTCTGTAAAAGAAATTCACGGTGAAAATAACAAAGTAAGTAAAGTGACACTCGTTCACTCTGAAACAGGTGAAGAGCAAGAATTTCCTACAGATGGTGTTTTCATCTATATCGGAATGCTTCCACTGAATGCAGCATTTAAAAATCTTGGAATCACGAATGAAAATGGCTATGTGGAAACGAACGAGCAAATGGAAACGAAAATCCCTGGTATCTTTGCTGCAGGTGATATTCGTGAAAAAACATTGCGTCAAATCGTTACAGCAACAGGTGATGGAAGCATCGCAGCACAGGCTGCACAACACTATGTGGAAAATTTGGCTGAAAAGTTAAAAAACGTAACTTCTAATTAATCATCTTGTAACAATGGTGAAATAATTGTGGGGTATTATAAGAATAAGAAATTGACCCCCTTTTTATAAAGGCAAGACTTTGACACGGAGCTTAGTTCCGTGTCCTTTTTTTTGTCATAATATAGACTGTGAAAAAGTATTTGCCATTCTGTTGGCTGACTAAGCTCAAACCCTTGAGGTGTCTATGTTGTGAGGGGTTACATTATTTAGTATACTTAGTAAAAGGACTAAGCCCTGAGGTGAAGCAAAGTGCAAAGAGTAACAAACTGTGTATTAATAAAAGAAAATGAAGTTTTATTGCTTCAAAAACCTAGACGGGGCTGGTGGGTAGCTCCTGGCGGAAAGATGGAGTCCGAAGAGTCTATTCGTGATACTGTTATTCGTGAATACCGTGAAGAAACCGGTATTTATTTAAAAAATCCGCAATTAAAAGGTGTTTTTAATTTTATAATTAAAGAAGGCGACAAAATCGTTTCAGAGTGGATGATGTTCACATTTTTAGCAACCGACTCTGAAGGTGATGCCCTCGATGAGTGTGAAGAAGGTATTTTATCTTGGAAGCCGATTGAAGAAGTCAGAGATTTGCCGATGGCTCCAGGAGATCATCATATTTTGGATTATGTGACAAAAGGAAGCAACA
Protein-coding sequences here:
- the hisIE gene encoding bifunctional phosphoribosyl-AMP cyclohydrolase/phosphoribosyl-ATP diphosphatase HisIE produces the protein MKFETLNFDDNGLIPAVVQDYQSKEVLTVAYMNKTSLEKTVEIGETVFFSRSRKKLWHKGETSGNTQKVKSIRYDCDQDALVILVEPKGPACHTGSYSCFSETLFEAETNSDAGPSSNRYAILNELQEIIAQRQHEMPEGAYTTYLFEKGVDKILKKVGEEAGEVIIAAKNRDPEELRWEVSDLFYHVLVLLQEQNVPLDDILKTLEERHTKKDD
- a CDS encoding tetratricopeptide repeat protein translates to MQKRQSASQLSGRVLPFIQDGDYFFEKGIKAYNRRDLYRAKKMFERAVTFQPEEPSFLCQLASTLAEIGEYEESNRHLLSALEQSGSDMMSECHFFLANNFAHLGMYSDAEEHALLYMHNDPDGEFLDDTQELLDLINLETGTKSQDMPMTEEEELIKAHDEARQSIERGDLPVAQDQLREIIINHPKFWAAYNNLALTHFYKSEFDEAISVLEDVLVKNPGNLNALCNLAIFLFHLGMDEQGGKIVDRLKSVHPIHAEHRYKLGNTFGLLEEHVHANKWLQSLKKSSFVFDPVTTHMLAVSYYALGKKELSVKTWKKVLDLDPEGNVAPYYMERALKDELTVAGGDYQYRIPLNKHNKPKKDRQIKAMEHIQHVRKGLEKNKITHLFLLRGNKNEEAYKTLSEFCLRPEENLFIKEIAANIMLEHRPEQSVKLAHEENIVEVGSPSAILTKALDVMQVIKVHGAIIDEQVLFYWSEAIKLSEQTGEKIFDNKHAVAAAIDHLSRKQKGNSTKKASAELYGITVAVLSLRIKKLISWVNRNV
- the trxB gene encoding thioredoxin-disulfide reductase, with translation MSEEKIYDVAILGAGPAGMTAAVYTSRANLDTIMIERGIPGGQMANTEDVENYPGFDHILGPELSNKMFEHAKKFGAEYAYGDVKEIVDGEEYKTINAGSKTYKARSIIISTGAEYKKIGVPGEKEFSGRGVSYCAVCDGAFFKNRELVVIGGGDSAVEEGVYLTRFATKVTIVHRRDKLRAQKILQQRAFDNDKIDFIWNHSVKEIHGENNKVSKVTLVHSETGEEQEFPTDGVFIYIGMLPLNAAFKNLGITNENGYVETNEQMETKIPGIFAAGDIREKTLRQIVTATGDGSIAAQAAQHYVENLAEKLKNVTSN
- the hisF gene encoding imidazole glycerol phosphate synthase subunit HisF: MLTKRIIPCLDVKEGRVVKGIQFLNLIDAGDPVELARFYDAEGADELVFLDISASHEGRDTMVEVVEQVAAELAIPFTVGGGINKLEDMKRVLRAGADKVSVNTAALLRPELITEGSDFFGAQCIVVAIDAKYDEELGSWRVFTHGGRKPTQWEVTDWAREAVKRGAGEILLTSMDKDGEKSGFNLELTKKVSEAVTVPVIASGGAGSADHFYDAFTIGKADAGLAASIFHYKETSIGELKSELQTLGVSVR
- a CDS encoding 8-oxo-dGTP diphosphatase yields the protein MQRVTNCVLIKENEVLLLQKPRRGWWVAPGGKMESEESIRDTVIREYREETGIYLKNPQLKGVFNFIIKEGDKIVSEWMMFTFLATDSEGDALDECEEGILSWKPIEEVRDLPMAPGDHHILDYVTKGSNMIFGTFTYTPDFELLSYRLDPA